Within the Taeniopygia guttata chromosome 15, bTaeGut7.mat, whole genome shotgun sequence genome, the region GGCAGTGGCGTCGCTGCGCAGGGTGACATCAGCATTGTGGATTTTATACTCTGCTAAGATGCTCTTCACTGTCTCAGTATCCAGCTCACTCTGAGGACACTGAACAGAGACAGACACACTGTTAAGGAATGGCAGAGCTAACAGCCAAATCAAGTATTACAATAAACATTGCTGTCACCCAGCAACCACTGCATATACATTACTAGAAAGAACAGCTGCATTTTAAGTTATTGGATGTGACTCTCATTTCACCACAGCTGGcctgaggagagggaaaaacagaCCTAAATCCTAACAGCTTCATTTATATTAATGCTCCACTGAGAGCTGCAATCCAACATTTTGGAAGTAGTGCTTCCTTTCAGTTTGGGACCAGATGCAACACAAACCCAAGTATCTTCTAGTTCAGAGCCCAGACAACTACACTTTAGGTACTTAGAGTGCAGAGTTGTGACTTTTGGTATCTCTGGCTATTTCTATGCTTCTAAAGATTCAGGTAAATGGGTTGCAAGGCCTGAAACTCTGAGCAATCCTCACGGGAAGAACATTGTAACCACCAGGTAAGAGGCATTTTTTGCACATTCTCCTTTGTATCTCAAACTTGTTATGTGTGGAAAGCAACTGAGGCTCTGTTTTGAGGGCAAGGAAGTGCTCAGGCTCCAGAAGAGGTGTGGATGGCCTCTAAGGAAAGTTACTGACTGCAGCACTGCACACAGTTCAGCTCCTAAAGAAGTCACAGTACAGCATGGTCCCAGACATACCATCAACTACAAATGCCTCTTTCTTCAAgcaatttggtttttaattttggttAAAGAGAACTTCCAACTTACTGTGGCTGTAAGGTTAATGCCtcctttatccttttttttaaagccaatATTGGGGGGCTTACTATTCAGACGAATTCCAAATCCCTCCAGTTCATTCTCAATTATTTTCTTGTGGCCAAGGGGTTTCAGCACGTCCAGAACAATCAGAATGAGATTACAGGTTCGAGCAACTaagaatcagaaaaagaaagccACCTCTCAAAAAGCATGCTCACACAACTGAGACAAAACAACCACAGGATGGCTCAGTGGACTGATGACACTACAAAACCCCTGAAAGCCAGACCAGTGTAGGACTGAAGTTTATTGTGCTGACCAAGCAGTGATAGATCTTTACGTGCTGTAAGAATGACAGAGGGTGGAAAAAATCTTCCTGCCTCCACTTGGACACCAGACTGAGGACAATGAACTGGgtgaggaaataaaaacagcagCCTTGTTTAGGACGGGATCACATCTGCCTGCAAAACTGGCGATGTGCTTTCACTGAAGTGTCAATGCAGGACAAAAACCCAACCAGTGCACAAAGCCAGAACTGAAAATAACCGTATGAAAGCAGCTACTGCTTCTCAGCAGACAGCTCAAGTCCAGCAAACAATCCAGCTTTTTAAAGACATCAGAACAGTGACTGAACCCTTCATTCTCCTGTACTGTGTTAAAGGAACCAGTGATAGGCTGCTGTCTCCAGCTCTAACACACTCACCTGCAATGACCTGCCGTCCTCTGCCTTTACCATCTTTGGCCCCTTCAATAATTCCTGGCAGATCAAGCAGCTGTTTGATCACAGGAAGGAAAGTATCACATGagaaaattattcttcattAAATCAATCCTACTTTTACCCTTCTAAACCAGCTGACTCTACTGCAAATCTGAACAGAGTATGACAAGACTGTTTCCCATCTGATTGTTGTATCTTGTATTACCCCATGTGCCCTTCTAGTCCAGTGGAACAGATTAACTCACAGGGAATAATTAGAACTACCACAGGAACTTCTTCCCAGAGCAAAGTAAAAAGCAGGGAAGAATCCATACCTCATGGAAACATTTCCAAGGTATTCTCAAGCACTTTTACACATCACTTCTAACCTGCTAATGTCAGACCAGACCACTCAACCCTAACAGCACAGCATCTGTATAGCCCATCCTACCCTCACAGACAAGATCTCACCTGGATCTTCGCTCCTTTGTACCTAATGACTCCAGGCACAGTAGTCAGTGTGGTGAACTCATAGGCTGCCACTTCAGAATACACACCAGCAAGATTACTCAGAAGAGTGGATTTTCCCACTGATGGAAAACCCACAAACCCAATGCGGGCATCACCTGTCTTTGCAACATCAAAACCTGCaaataaaaagtagaaatatttgtttaatgATTGACATTTTCTATCTGCTAATGTTCTGGACAGCAGACAcactattatttttaatattgccTGAGCAAAAGCCAAGTTAGCTTTCCTAGAAGAAGGATGAGGATGGGAAATACATTGTTCACAATCTTTATTGCCTTGCACCACTCTGTAACATTCCATTACATGTACCTGTCTAATAAAATCTTGGCTGCACAGCTTCACAGTGGTCTTTGTTTGAGTTCAGTGTAAATAGAGCATCCCCTTTAAGCACTGCAGCTTAGGAAATTCACACCTTTATATATAAAAACAGGTGGCTGCTGCAAAGGTGCATCTTCATGCAAAACCCTTAATATTTCTGCAGATTGTACGAGCCAAAATACAAAAACACTTTCATCTACACTTCAGGAAATGCTCCAGCCCATAGCCCTAGGTAGAACCACAAATCATGGTTAGAGGTCCTGTACCGGGTAGGACTAGAGAAAGCAAGGacagagcaggttgctcagagaagctgtggctgccccatccctgcaagtgtgCAAGACCAGGTTAAACAGGGCtcctgatctagtggaaggtgtccccgCCATGACGGGGAGTAGAACGAAATattctttaaggtcccttccaacccaaatgcttttgtgattctatgactgTTTAGCAGATAATCGGACAGGATTTGTGGGACAAGAGCCCCCCAGTCAGATCGAGTTCCGTCACGCCTCCCGCACGGACCACGCACCTtcgccggggccgccgccgccgccgcccttGGGGGTGATGAGCTCCCGGCGCAGCTTGGCCAGGCGGGCcttcagcagccccaggtggTGGGCGGTGGCCTTGTTCTTCTGCGTCCGGGCCATCTGCAAGGGCACAGGACCGAGGGCTCACACGGGAGGGCTCTGCCGCCCTCAGCCCCTGCGCGACGCCTGCGGACAGGGCCCCGCcacccctccccctccccggcccgagccccgcgcccggcccgccccgcggGAGGCGGCGGTGCGGTACCTCCGCCTCGATCTCCGCGATCTTGGCCAGGGTGCCGCTCATGGCGCCGtcgggccgggcccgcccggccgcccctcagcgccgccgctgcccgcgcTCCGCTCGCGGCCGCGCACGCGCCTGCCGACCTCTCGCGAGAGACGGCGGGCGAGAAAGGGCGCGCGGCGCGCGCCGCCGGCTTCGCGCGCTGCCCTGAGGGGAGGCGGCGCAGCGCCCCCTGGGCCGTGTGCAGAGCGCGTGCCGCCTCAGAAACAGCGGCAACGGCGGGTGTGAGGGGCGAGTGTGAGGGGCGAGTGTGAGGGAGAGATGTCTGAGTGTGAGGGAGAGATGTCTGAGTGTGAGGGAGAGATGTCTGAGTGTGAGATCCGTGCGTGTGAGGGATCCGTGTGTGTGAGATCCGTGTGTGTGTGAGGGATCCGTGTGTGTGTGAGGGATCCGTGTGTGTGAGGGATCCGTGTGTGTGAGGGATCCGTGTGTGTGTGAGATCCGTGTGTGTGTGAGGGATCCGTGTGTGTGAGGGATCCGTGTGTGTGAGGGATCCGTGTGTGTGAGGGATCCGTGTGTGTGTGAGGGATCCGTGTGTGTGTGAGATCCGTATGTGTGAGGGAGATTCGTGTGTATGAGGGATCTGTGTGTTATGTGAGAGATCTGTGTGCCTGTGACATCCATGTGTGTGTGAGGGATTCGTGTGTGTGAGGGAGATTCGTGTGTATGAGGGATCTGTGTGTATGTGAGAGATCTGTGTGCCTGTGACATCCATGTGTGTGAGAGGGATCCGTGTGTGAGATCGCGTGCCTGTGAGATCCCGTGTGTGTGAGAGCGATTCATGTATCTCTGGGATCTGTGTCTGTGAAGTCCATGGGTGTGAGAGATCAGTGTATGTGtgatctgtgtgtgtgtgtgagaccCGTGTGTCTGTGCCCCGTGTACGTGtgatctgtgtgtgtgtgagaccCGTGTGTCTGCGCCCCGTGTACGTGtgatctgtgtgtgtgtgtgtgagaccCGTGTGTCCGTGCCCCGTGTACGTGtgatctgtgtgtgtgtgagaccCGTGTGTCCGTGCACCGTGTCCGTGAGATGTGAGCGAGGCAGAGCGCGGctgaggcggcggcgggagccggCGCGGGCCGGGTGTGCGAGAGTCCTGTGGGGGCCCGGGGGCGGTGCGGGCCAGCCTGAGGCGCTCGGCCGTGAGGGGCGGCCGGGCTGCGGCGCCGAGAGAAGCCGGCGCGAGGCGATGGGTGCTCGGCTGTGAGACAGGACGGAGCGAGCGGAGCTGTGCGCTGGGGCAGCGGCCCCGCAGGTGTGAGAGGAGCCGGGGGTCTCGCTGCCCGCGAGGGGAGGTGGCGTGTGCCCTTCCCTGGGGTTAAACCGGACCAGCCTCTCCGCGGTCGGTCCCGCAGCCCGCTCCGCTCCTCGCCAGGTGTGTATCTGTGGCACGGCGCGTTCCGCAGCGCTGCCGGACCGGGCGGCGCTGCCGCACTGCCCGCGGCGGAGCCTTCCCGAGCTGGTGCTTTGTCACACCGGGATTTCATGCCGGAGCTTTCTCACGGCTCCTTTCAGCTGAGCCCTGACCGTACCACTTTGCCCCAGGGACATCTGTAACTCTGCACTGAATGCAGGGTAATTAAAtacagaggatttttttaaggCCCCTTCAAACTTTAAAATGCCAAGTATTTCCAGTGTTAGGCTGTTTCACAAGAAGCCAAACAATTCGATTtcaaattaaaagtatttttatggCAAGGAAATACAATTTAATAATTGTTCAGGACATTGGTTTCCAAGTTTATTTCCATGTCATATTTTATCTAAATTCGAATATTTGTAGAAACCTTTCTGTCCAGTATCCTTTCCAGGAAGGCTCTTCTATCTCAACTTATTGCAATGTCTGTTTCTATAGGTTGTATCTAAATGTAAAACttaattttagggaaaaaaaaaaaagccaaaaatacaCTCTCCTGGGCCCGTAGTGTGAGCATTTAGAGACACACCTGCCACATTGTCAGACAGAATTCTGAGTATGTTACAACTGACAAAATTGAACTAACCTTAGAACAGTTTTGGTGATAGAATTTTTATGGAATCATTAAATCTTCTCTAACTTACagtgaaaaggggaaaaaagagtgCTAGTGTAATGGGAACCACACTGCTATTTGTGGTCTCTGcctctgcatttccctttttGTCTCATTTTAATCAAGAAAGCAGCCTTTATTGTTATAAACTCTTTATAGTAGGAACTGTCATTAATATAAACTTGTACAGAGCTTACTAAAATAGAATCTCAAATAAAGTGCAATTGCTATTCCTGGTAATGTTAGTTCAGCTAAGCTAGGGTAAATATAAATGCACCTACCCTCTGTATATTTGTTCATGGCTTTCTAATTATTCCTTGTGAACAAAATCCTTTTCCAACATGGGACGGAGAGTTGACCCTGGCataaattttttcctatttactTCAGATGGAGTTGAACTTGCTTATGCCTCAACTGAATTCAGCCATACAATCAGTCCACATTTGTGGCTCTTTTtagtaaaaggaaaaacattgagaaaaatacagattctGAATGCTCAGTCAGGATTTAAGAACTCCCCTCTTTTGTGCAGTAGATCATGTTTAACCTCAGAACTTACTGCTGGCTGTTCTTATAAACTCACTCCAAATCTCATAAATTGAGTctaacttaaaattatttttcaaagtggGGGCTGAATGAACAAAGAGGTCAATAAAGTACATGGTGTGAAAATTTAGTTACTGGCTGGTTTTTGTGTTCCTGGTTTATGTTTCTGTAGTGTTCTTAACATACAGCTGCTCAGTAAGCTCTtaaattgttgttttttttttctcagaaagttACTCAAGCAAAGGATATAAGGAATTTAGGCACCTAAAAACTTCTTTCAGTGTTGAGTATTGTCCTTAATTACCTGAAGGGAGAAAGAATTTAATTAATAAGGAAAATTAGTTTGATTTTTGGTAGCCAAATTAACACTTTCTAATTGGTTTGGATATTTGAAGTAGTTTATATTCATTTATAACAGCACCATCTTTTAAGCTTCAGAAACGCTTGTCCAACAGAGATTGTTTCTAGGTTGTAAACAGAGTAACGTATTTATTGTGAGTACTGCTgtgaattttttaatataaaggtGTTTTATGTGAGATGGTGCTTAGAGAACAGGGTGGTTCTGACCATAGGAAATAAGATGcaacagctggaaaaataaCTGAAGGGTGGGTGACTGGGAATGGATAAATTATGTCCCCTGAGGACTGCAGTCAAAACTAGAAAATAGAGTGCAAATGCTAAAAccttattaaagaaaaagaaaacaaaagtcagtcagagaagggaaaaatccaggaaattATTAATAGAAAATTGGATATAATGTCAGAAGAGATAAAAGCCCCCAGTAGAACCGTAGAGCAAATGAAAGGAGATGCAGGAGACTGAGATCTGCTCAAAAGGTTAATTGAGCTTTATAGTGGGCACTGATAGAAGATGGAGTATGTGAATTGCcatcttttttattaaaacatatatgtgtgttttttaaattgcaatCATTCCATTTAGGAAATCTAAATGAAGTGCAGCAGAGGGAATACTTCTAAAGGCTGTAACTTGCACAACAGTCAATCTCTCCTGGGACCAATTGCCTATAATGTCAGATGACAGACAATGAAGGTTCAGCTCTGGAATTAAACTCACAAATGATCACTCAGTTGTATGAATGACTAACTGATAAACCTGAAGTATATCCCCTCAGCAGTTCTCTTGTAATGTTCTTAATAAGATAAGGAAAGCAGGTGGACAAAGACCGCATCATACATAAAGGCTGTCTCATCAAACACTTAAGGAACAGGACACAGTATGGAATCAATGAttgggaaaaaacaggagtGTTTTTTTCACCAAGCTACAGTGACAGGAATGTGACTGAAATGGCACATACCTCATTAGCAAGTTCTGAATGATGGAGGGCTGTAGAAAATGggtttcagaaattaattttctacaCACTTCAGTCTTGCTGATACTGATCTTGAGCAAGTCTTTTCCTTTACTTGTGcctcagttttatttttgcacaaGAGGAATGTGCAGTTGCTGTAGAATGATTGAAACTTTCATGTTTCCATAGCATTGCCCTGCAAGTATGGTAACTATAGCTCACTTTCATAGGAGAGCTTAGGAGCTAATGCATTTAGGTTTTATGTCAAACTATCCATTTAAAATAAGCTACTTCATTATGGGTCAAATTCTGAAATTCTCTCTAAAACAACTAGTATTTGGGTCAAATTCTGAAATTCTTTCTAAAACAACTAGTATTTTAGCTTGAGTAAGAGTTTTACTTACATGAGATAGTGAGATGCAAACAAAGTATATTGACAAGAGGCTTGCAAGTGTTTTGGATAGCCATGTGAAATTTATCATAGTACAATACATGGTAAATACTGTGAGTATGAAATTAATTGTGATAACTCATGTATGCTTCATTAAAATCACATAAAGTACCTTGTTAAAAATAAGCAGTGAGTGCTCACCTAGTcagttttgagggttttttctcctctttataTTCTAATAAATAACTCAAATACTTGTGGATATCAAGTTTATTCACAGTGCACTGAGAAGGTCATTTTAGCTTAAGAGCTACTCTGGTAGTACAACCCTTGTGGTTTTGGTAATTCACCTCATGCCAGAAGCTGCAGACAATACTGACAATCAGCTGATGCTGTGTGTTTGTGGGCTTGCTGCAGACTGCATTTCTAGATTTGTGGTGGGATTTCTGCAGGATTTCAGAAAGTGGGGAGAAGGTGACAGGGAGGAAATGAAATCATGATTTCAGGTGAAGCAAGAATCTTGAAATTTCATATCCTCTCAGAAACGATCACCCACCCAGTGAAAAATAATTAGTATCAAATGGTAATGGTAATCTGAGTACTTATGATTTTAAGAATTATAGGTATGACACTGTAACCAACCTGCCAGAGTTTCCTCATGAAAAAGGGTAACTGCAACTTTAGGCATATAGAGAATTGGTTAATTTAAAGGTgttttttctgtgggtttttgttcagttttgatgtttggttttatttaatttttacagttttgCAAATTTACCCTATGAACTGTATTTTGATTTAGATCTGGCTGCTAATTAACCCTATCATATTTCAGAGAAGAACTGCTCATGCTGAAGAGGAGACAAATCTATAATGAGCTATAATGAGTTGACTAGGGGCCAGCTTCATACCTGTTTGCAGGaaagatattttgaaaatgctCTATCAAaaggtaagattttttttaaatccatagTGCTGAACCTTCAATGGAAGCATAATACTGATTGCCTGAGGTGAAGTGACTGAGAGTTGATTCAATTCACATCTTAATTAACTCTTCAGCCAATAGACAGAAAGTTGTGTCTCTTTTGAATGTTGTAAAATGTAAAGATGTAGCTGTTCCTAGTTGTCTTCTAGGATTAGCTTTTTTTAATGCCAGTTTACTTGTTATCTAGGTGGGAGTTTTCCTGGGGAAAAGCACGTACTTTAGCTGTTAATCTGTAAATACCAAACCTTTGTGCTTGCATTGCATATTTAGGATTGTATTGTAATGTATGCTTTAGGAGAAAAAGTTGTCTGTCAGGTTTGCTTAGGTAGGCATGAATGCCTAATTCACTGGGAGTCAATGAGATGGAATCCTAGGTTGTATTTCCACGTTGCACAGATCCCTAAATGTGGCAATCTTGCTTTGAATGGGTCAGGTTGCTTTGGTTCCAGGCAGTCTAGAATATGTTAAACTGAGCAGACTGAAGAAATGAGGGGAACAAAAGGGAGATTAAGTATCAAAGGTTGGCTTCCAAGACTGTGTAAAATCAGTATAACAACTAAAAGTTGTATAGTTTAACATCAGCTCCCCACACTTTGTTGTGGACTGCCATGCAACACACAGAGTACACAGCACATGAGTGCAGTGAGGACAGTGatcaaaaagaggaaaaccaaaCAGTGCTGTTTTCTCACACAGTAAGTCTTTCTGTGTACTTTCCAGAGCATCATATACCATCCTATTGCTGTCAGTTTTGTGAGGGTGCTgggtatttttaaagaattttcatCTGCTTCTAGAGGAGAAAGCTGACAAATCACTAAACCCACGTCTGGGTTACAGAGGAAACTCTGCTGTCTCCAAGTCTGAGAATCCTTGCTGCTAGGGTTGGCATTCTCATGGGATGATTCCTAATAATAAACTAAGCAAGctttaaaaactaaatttaaGTAATAATCAACCTAATAAGTAATGAATGCTGAATTAATTGCTTGTTATATCAGTAgcagttaattaaaatatagGTGAAAGCTCAGAAAAACTGACAGCTACTCACTGAAATTGCAAGTGTGCCACGAACTGTTCAGTGTTGTGTATTTCTGTGGAACACGCATGGAAAGGAAATGGTTCATATGACTGATTAGTTGGCACAAGTGCCATGCACAAATGTCTCTGCTAATATTATAATCCCTGTGAAATAGTGACTAACCTTCTTAAAGAGTATAATAATGGGACTATTCTGAAAAATTTCAGTAGCCTCAAGACCTACACAGATTCACAAGTTGAAAGTGTTGAACAAATAGGTATGACTCAACTCTAATTAACGTATACCCAAATATGTTTGAACAGATTCAACTGTAACAGTCTTTTGTTACCTCCTATATTTGCACACCAATTTAAGGTCTGCACTTCTGAGTAAGGCCAGTAGCAATTGATCTGCAGTGAAGCGAGCAATGGTACAATGTGGAGTCCCAAATGGTACACACAtgtttggagaaaaggagattaCTAATACTATTGAAATACCAATCAAAGTGTTTCAGCAGGCACCAGGCAGCTGCAAAACATTTAGGGACACCTCAGGAATTCCCTTGAGCAGAGGTGAGACAGGAAATAGTAAGCTGAAAAAAGTAGCTGAAGAAAATGCCTTTATTTAAAAGAGGGATGGATTCAAAAGAAGTTCAGCACATTCCAGTGCAGAAGATATCAAAGAAAATAGAATAGGTATCATCTAAAAATGAGAGGAAATACTGGATATAgaaaatctaaatttaaaactgaaatttaaaattttctttcacattaTCTGGAACTTTgtgtttaaaaagtaatttgctAGTTGTGATGGTAATTGAGTTCAAAGGTAATCATTCCTGTCTGTTTATACAGTTATGTATGGAGAAATGCCATTTAGTCATCACATTAACCTTACAAGTCTGTTCATAGTGATGAGCCAAATTTTTGCTCAGTGTGTTTAGAAcctgtttattttcagaagaaatttgGCAATGTTTTAACAAATGCTAGTTGAGTGACTGCTTCAATAGTCTTGTATTCTGAGACAGGGTAAGTTTGGGACCAGAAAACATTCTAAGCAGCAGTCCTTTAAGTGTGCTGGTGGAGCTGTAGGGTGCAATAAGCCAGTGTAGAAAGACTGTAAGTACCAAGAGGAGAGCTACAGCCACTACCATGGCAAGTGCTGAGGAGCCAAGGCAAAGGGCTCGGTCGGTACCCTTGTGATTACCCAGGACTGCAAGGTGCTGGTGGTCATGTTGAGCGAGCATCCAGCAACTACTCGGAGTGTGAGCTCCCAGTGTGCTGGTCTGGCATCCTCGTGGCAAGTGTGAGTGGATCACTTGCCAAGAAACAGCcatgctttggggtttttttagcttttaCCCAGAGAAGCAGGCAGGGTGTGTGGGATGGTGCCTTTTAAACAGGAGGGCTGGAAGCTGAAACCAGAACATTCCGTGGCAACTGGAGAAAGTTCTGAGGAAAGTGCTGTGAGAGAGGCAAgaccccccctccccctgcctAGAGGAGAGACAAAGAACAGGCGAGGAGGGAACTGAAATAGGAAGCAGGAACCATGTCAGGAGGCTGGGGgctaaaagaaagcaaattaataaACCACTGGGGGAAAGGCACACAACTGTCCAAAGCCACTAGGAAAGATAAGCAAATTCCAGATTCTTTAACTGCTCCGTGGCTgtctgtgctggcagcctggcTAGTGAGTTAAACATAATCATTTTCTTCACTGTAGCAAGTACAACTTGTGTGTGTCTGCGGCACACAGATTTAAGAGTACACAAGCACTGTGTTATCTACATAATAGAGTGTATTTAAGCTGGGTTTGTCAGCATTGCTACCACTCCACGTCGAATTTCTCAAAGTATATGTTCATATCAGGGTGTGTGCACACAAAGTGCAGTAAAAAAGTTGCTGGTAATATTCTGACTGCAGTAGAGACAAATAGTTTCTATGGAAAGCATAAGAAATCTGGTGTACAGGCTGAGGGCACTGTGTGGCCTTAAGCGTTAActtaatattttgaaagttGGAAGCTTGGTGCACTCATTTGCACATCAGTACCCAGAATGCTTTTTCAGTTCCACCACTATTTAATTCAAGTGCTGGGTTGGAGCTTTTGGAAGGCTGTGAGTTTGTGAAGCCCTCACATGCGCCAAGTTCACTATTTTCCGCAGAATAGTTTAAGTGACAATATTAGATTGTGAATAGGTGGTCCGAGCATTCTTAATTAAGCTTGATGTTACAAATGCAAAAAAGTGTCCTTGAACACTTTTTTCCAAGCGTTGTCtttaacaaaacaaagaacTCTATTTGgagaatgtgtgtgtgtgatgtggggggggggcgggggggagaTGTTTCTTCAAAAGTAGAGAAAAATTCCTCTCTAAGACAGAAAGCAGATTTCAGATGCAAATGAATAACGATGATGTTGAAATAGCAGCTCTTCATAAAGAGACCTCGAGCACACAGGGAAGATTCAGCACTAGGACAGTCCAGACAACCCTGCGCAGGGAATTCGGCAGTGCTTTTTGGAGCGTTTAACCTGGGCCCGGGGAAGGGTAACTTGAGGGAGCGGGAGCCTCGCCGCGCCGGGGCGTGGGGCGCTCCGGGCGCCGTGGGAACCCCGGGTGCGCGGGAGGGGCTCCGCGGGCAGCGCTCTGCCCAACATGGACGCGCTCGGGGCTCTGAGGTGCCCGTGCttcccgcagcccccggcccgcggGTACCGTTCCTCCCAACCGCTCCCAAGGGGAGGGCATTTTCGCACTGGAAGAATTCCCGCTGTaccccttccctcccccacaATGCCGGCGCTTCGCTCTTCTAGCGAGGCTGAGAGTTGATCGTGTACGGGGAGTGGGGGTGAGAAATGCAATGAAAGACCGGGGGGAGGCCGGTCTGCGCTGCAGCCCCTGGCCCCTCTGGGATCGGCTCTCCTCAGGCGAGCCGAGGAGGTGGGGGCCGCTCTGCGCCTCTGCAGCTCCGGGAGGGTTTGCATTGGACGATTCGcgcctggggaggggggaaggttGCCTGCAGCCCCCCCGCCGGcccctcctcctctctccagtGGGAGGGGGGTCTCGGGGGCGAGCTGCAGCCCGGATATTTGGGGGAGGGGGCGAGCGCAGCCCCACCACCCCCACGAGCCGCAGGGGGGGGG harbors:
- the DRG1 gene encoding developmentally-regulated GTP-binding protein 1 (The RefSeq protein has 1 frameshift compared to this genomic sequence), with protein sequence MSGTLAKIAEIEAEMARTQKNKATAHHLGLLKARLAKLRRELITPKGGGGGGPGEGFDVAKTGDARIGFVGFPSVGKSTLLSNLAGVYSEVAAYEFTTLTTVPGVIRYKGAKIQLLDLPGIIEGAKDGKGRGRQVIAVARTCNLILIVLDVLKPLGHKKIIENELEGFGIRLNSKPPNIGFKKKDKGGINLTATCPQSELDTETVKSILAEYKIHNADVTLRSDATADDLIDVVEGNRVYIPCIYVLNKIDXNFH
- the DRG1 gene encoding developmentally-regulated GTP-binding protein 1 isoform X1 is translated as MSGTLAKIAEIEAEMARTQKNKATAHHLGLLKARLAKLRRELITPKGGGGGGPGEGFDVAKTGDARIGFVGFPSVGKSTLLSNLAGVYSEVAAYEFTTLTTVPGVIRYKGAKIQLLDLPGIIEGAKDGKGRGRQVIAVARTCNLILIVLDVLKPLGHKKIIENELEGFGIRLNSKPPNIGFKKKDKGGINLTATCPQSELDTETVKSILAEYKIHNADVTLRSDATADDLIDVVEGNRVYIPCIYVLNKIDQISIEELDIIYKVPHCVPISAHHRWNFDDLLEKIWDYLKLVRIYTKPKGQLPDYTSPVVLPYCKTTVEDFCMKIHKNLIKDFKYALVWGSSVKHNPQKVGKDHTLEDEDVIQIVKK